A DNA window from Candidatus Limnocylindrales bacterium contains the following coding sequences:
- a CDS encoding CoA transferase — MKVWGYESMGVWKWGSEEVWGYSHSPTFPLPHSHTPIPPLPHFPTSILPYSPYMKPLDYIRVVDLSRILAGPYCSMMLGDMGAEVIKIESVEEGDVTRGWGPPFIQGESSYFLSINRNKKSLTLDLKQKEGQQILRELIQKSDVMLENFRPGVLDKLGFGYERVRELNPRIIYCSVSGFGHTGPSKDKPGFDLVLQGEGGIMSLTGDPQGPPMKVGVSQADMVSGMLAFHGILLALLVRERTGRGQKVDISMLDGQVALLSHQAGIYFATGKAPMRRGNEHPAIVPYETYEAADGYINIAVGTEGLWARFCEVIERPDLRDDPRFRRNADRVQNHKELNSILNPLFKGKRVQEWILKLEAAGIPCGRIKNVAEVCQDPQVLAREMIVSLPHPTVGEVKMTGIPIKLSETPGAIELPPPLLGQHTEEILQQVLGYSEEKIRLLREKKVI, encoded by the coding sequence ATGAAGGTATGGGGGTATGAGAGTATGGGAGTATGGAAGTGGGGAAGTGAGGAAGTATGGGGATATAGTCATTCCCCTACTTTCCCACTTCCTCACTCCCACACCCCCATACCCCCACTTCCTCACTTCCCCACTTCCATACTCCCATACTCTCCTTACATGAAACCCCTGGACTATATTCGTGTAGTAGATTTATCCAGAATTTTAGCAGGTCCCTATTGCTCTATGATGTTGGGAGATATGGGTGCCGAAGTTATCAAGATAGAATCCGTTGAGGAAGGGGATGTGACCCGGGGTTGGGGACCTCCGTTTATCCAAGGAGAGAGTTCTTACTTCCTGAGTATAAACCGGAACAAGAAAAGCCTGACCTTAGACTTGAAACAGAAAGAGGGGCAACAAATTTTAAGGGAACTTATTCAGAAATCCGATGTGATGCTGGAAAACTTTAGACCTGGAGTTCTGGATAAATTGGGATTCGGTTATGAGAGGGTTCGTGAGTTAAATCCCCGGATTATCTATTGTTCGGTTTCCGGATTTGGACATACCGGGCCGAGTAAAGATAAGCCCGGATTCGATCTGGTTCTTCAAGGGGAGGGTGGGATTATGAGTTTGACGGGGGATCCTCAGGGACCTCCCATGAAGGTTGGAGTTTCTCAAGCCGATATGGTCTCGGGGATGCTGGCATTTCATGGGATTCTTCTTGCCTTGTTGGTTAGAGAGCGGACGGGAAGGGGTCAGAAAGTAGATATTTCCATGTTGGACGGTCAGGTAGCCCTCCTCAGCCATCAGGCGGGTATTTACTTTGCTACGGGTAAAGCCCCCATGCGAAGGGGAAATGAGCACCCTGCGATTGTGCCTTATGAAACTTATGAAGCGGCCGATGGGTATATCAATATCGCCGTTGGGACAGAAGGGTTATGGGCCAGGTTTTGTGAGGTTATCGAAAGACCGGACTTAAGGGATGATCCCAGGTTCCGACGCAATGCAGACCGGGTTCAAAATCATAAAGAGCTTAATTCCATTCTCAATCCCCTTTTTAAAGGAAAAAGGGTCCAGGAGTGGATCCTTAAACTGGAAGCCGCCGGAATCCCTTGCGGTCGAATTAAAAATGTAGCCGAAGTCTGTCAGGATCCGCAAGTTCTGGCTCGGGAGATGATTGTCTCCCTGCCACACCCGACCGTTGGAGAGGTGAAAATGACCGGGATTCCTATTAAATTATCCGAAACTCCTGGAGCCATAGAGTTACCACCTCCCCTGTTGGGGCAACATACAGAAGAAATCCTACAGCAGGTGTTAGGTTACAGTGAGGAAAAGATCCGATTGCTGAGAGAGAAAAAGGTGATTTAA
- the infC gene encoding translation initiation factor IF-3 — protein MEVARVNEKIRAREVRVINQDGEQLGIMPLEKALEEARKVDLDLVEVAPGATPPVCRIMDYGKYKYQQSKKAQEAKKKQVVIHIKEIKIRPKTDEHDYQFKLQHLIRFLKEGNKAKVSVVFRGREMMHADLGQKMLERIAEDIKEFGVVEQKPKLEGKTMSMILVPKAKGTEQKAKT, from the coding sequence CTGGAAGTTGCCAGAGTAAATGAAAAAATTCGAGCCCGAGAAGTAAGGGTTATTAACCAAGACGGCGAGCAACTGGGGATTATGCCTTTAGAAAAGGCTTTGGAAGAGGCCCGAAAGGTTGATCTGGATCTCGTAGAAGTAGCGCCTGGTGCGACCCCGCCTGTATGTCGCATCATGGATTATGGAAAATATAAGTACCAGCAAAGCAAAAAGGCGCAGGAAGCTAAGAAAAAACAGGTCGTTATCCACATAAAAGAAATCAAAATTCGGCCTAAGACCGATGAACACGATTATCAATTCAAACTTCAACATCTGATCAGATTTCTCAAGGAAGGTAATAAAGCTAAAGTTTCGGTGGTATTCAGGGGCCGGGAAATGATGCACGCCGACCTTGGACAGAAAATGCTGGAGCGTATTGCTGAGGATATAAAAGAATTTGGAGTGGTCGAGCAAAAACCTAAGCTCGAAGGAAAAACCATGAGTATGATCCTTGTACCAAAGGCTAAAGGTACGGAACAAAAGGCTAAAACGTAA
- a CDS encoding CBS domain-containing protein → MKTISDIIKDQVPCSVAKDQTVFEVARYMTDCQVGAVPVVEGDRILGIFSERDLMTRVVVKELDPKSTPVGDVMTTDVVVIDTNESYENCIRKMKQLNCRHLPVVSQDRKLIGVISLRDLLWLDKMEKEEELKMLNEYVYGVPVAAT, encoded by the coding sequence ATGAAAACCATCAGCGATATTATAAAAGATCAGGTTCCCTGTTCCGTAGCTAAAGATCAAACGGTATTCGAGGTTGCGCGTTACATGACAGATTGTCAGGTAGGAGCGGTACCGGTTGTGGAGGGGGATCGCATCTTAGGCATCTTTTCCGAACGGGATCTCATGACCCGGGTCGTTGTAAAAGAACTGGACCCCAAGTCAACTCCCGTAGGGGATGTCATGACCACCGATGTGGTCGTTATTGATACCAACGAGAGTTACGAAAACTGCATTCGGAAGATGAAGCAGTTAAATTGCCGACATCTTCCGGTGGTATCCCAGGATCGAAAGTTAATCGGAGTTATCTCGCTGAGGGACCTTCTATGGCTGGATAAGATGGAGAAGGAGGAAGAGCTTAAAATGTTGAACGAATACGTATATGGCGTGCCCGTTGCGGCTACTTAA
- a CDS encoding alpha/beta hydrolase, whose translation MPHRFLQKLILTLSGSFLFDGRLHRRKRRPTGNLALIGLLGVLLLGNRLSSTTGVETGEGKFPNYTTALGIALESLPYPYPVHYLSLEIEGQPLRMAYMEVQPSGTGNGRAVVLLHGKNFYGSYWENTIQVLSKAGYRVIVPDQIGFGKSAKPDIHYSFDLLAANTAQLLDHLKVEKVAVVGHSMGGMLAVRFARNYPQRTTHLILENPIGLEDYRFKVPPLSLEKLIENEMTQTPEKIRAFFKHYVVEWKPEIYEPYVEVRTRILLSGEYPRWAKSSALTYQMIYQQPVRHEFGLIEPPTLLVIGLADRTTLGRGSVPEEVLKTLGQYPELGKAAARDIPHCKLVELENVGHIPHLEAPEKFHGALLDFLKS comes from the coding sequence ATGCCACATAGATTTCTTCAAAAACTAATCCTTACTCTTTCCGGGTCTTTTTTGTTTGATGGGCGCCTCCACAGGCGAAAAAGGAGACCCACGGGAAATTTAGCCCTTATAGGTCTGTTAGGGGTTCTTCTGCTGGGTAACCGTTTATCCTCTACGACCGGAGTCGAGACCGGGGAAGGAAAGTTCCCCAATTATACTACGGCCCTTGGTATTGCGTTGGAGTCCCTTCCCTATCCTTATCCCGTACATTATCTCTCCCTGGAGATTGAAGGGCAACCTCTCCGAATGGCTTATATGGAGGTACAGCCCTCCGGTACGGGTAATGGACGGGCTGTTGTGCTTTTACATGGAAAGAATTTCTACGGAAGTTACTGGGAGAATACGATCCAGGTCTTATCGAAGGCCGGGTATAGGGTCATTGTCCCGGATCAGATCGGTTTTGGAAAATCAGCCAAGCCCGATATTCATTACAGCTTTGATCTTTTAGCTGCCAACACGGCCCAATTGCTGGACCATCTCAAAGTTGAAAAAGTTGCTGTGGTGGGGCATTCCATGGGTGGAATGCTGGCGGTACGCTTTGCCCGCAACTATCCCCAACGGACTACCCATCTGATATTGGAAAACCCCATAGGGTTGGAAGATTATCGGTTTAAAGTTCCCCCTCTGTCTTTGGAAAAGCTGATTGAAAATGAGATGACCCAGACGCCGGAGAAAATACGGGCTTTTTTTAAACATTATGTGGTAGAGTGGAAACCGGAAATCTACGAACCCTATGTGGAAGTACGTACCCGCATCCTGTTGAGTGGAGAATATCCCCGCTGGGCGAAGTCTTCGGCCTTAACCTATCAGATGATTTACCAGCAACCGGTTCGGCATGAATTTGGTTTAATTGAACCGCCAACTCTGTTAGTTATCGGTCTGGCGGATCGTACGACCCTGGGACGCGGTTCTGTTCCAGAGGAGGTATTGAAAACCCTGGGACAATATCCTGAGTTAGGAAAGGCCGCTGCCAGGGATATTCCCCATTGTAAGCTGGTGGAATTGGAGAATGTAGGCCATATCCCCCATCTGGAGGCCCCGGAGAAGTTTCATGGGGCGTTACTGGATTTCCTAAAATCTTGA
- a CDS encoding type II secretion system F family protein, with amino-acid sequence MPTFFYKATDTSGKIIDGTIEARDESVVVDRLHEQGYYPIQIGLPSATREDFPSEGRIRSLLGRIGGKDVLNFTQQLAILLEAAVPLDVSLSTLVELSRKGKFQNLVRKILEDVHTGVTFSDSLAKHPSVFSKMYVRMVRSGEAGGNLSTVLSYLAEFLERSQRLREEIISALIYPILITLVSLGAIGILITTVVPRFATIFENMGQQMPVTLSVLILLSEGIKSYWWAGLGTLLAGILLYRHFIKDPEIQLILDSWKLKIPLVKNFVQGKEVARFSRTLGTLMAGGVPLLSALQIVREVVENTYIASQVRGISERITEGQNISRPLGESQVFPPMAVRMLAVGEEVGKLVEMLFKIADIYDEEVRRTLNRFIRLIEPLIIVIMGLIVGLLVYSIATSIFSISNIPF; translated from the coding sequence ATGCCTACTTTCTTTTATAAAGCAACGGATACGTCAGGTAAAATTATCGATGGAACCATCGAAGCCAGGGATGAATCTGTCGTGGTAGATCGACTCCACGAGCAAGGATACTATCCCATCCAGATCGGTCTTCCCTCGGCGACGCGAGAGGATTTCCCCTCTGAGGGGAGAATAAGGTCTCTTCTGGGTCGGATTGGTGGAAAGGATGTTTTAAACTTTACCCAACAACTGGCTATTCTTCTGGAAGCTGCAGTACCTTTGGATGTCAGCCTGAGCACCCTGGTCGAATTGAGCCGAAAGGGAAAATTCCAAAATCTGGTTCGAAAAATCCTGGAGGATGTCCACACAGGGGTTACTTTCTCGGACAGTCTGGCCAAACACCCCTCTGTCTTCTCCAAGATGTATGTCCGGATGGTGAGATCCGGAGAAGCCGGCGGAAATTTAAGTACGGTCCTCTCTTACCTTGCAGAATTCCTGGAAAGATCCCAAAGACTTCGGGAAGAGATCATTTCTGCCCTGATTTATCCCATTCTGATTACCCTGGTCAGCCTTGGAGCTATTGGAATCTTGATTACGACGGTGGTTCCACGATTTGCTACGATTTTTGAGAATATGGGTCAACAAATGCCCGTGACTTTATCCGTATTGATTTTATTGAGTGAGGGCATCAAAAGTTACTGGTGGGCGGGATTGGGAACCCTCTTGGCGGGTATTCTGCTTTACCGACATTTTATAAAAGATCCTGAAATCCAATTAATACTGGATAGCTGGAAATTAAAAATCCCCCTGGTAAAAAATTTCGTTCAAGGTAAAGAAGTAGCCAGGTTTTCCCGAACTTTAGGAACCTTGATGGCCGGAGGGGTTCCTTTATTATCGGCCCTTCAAATCGTTCGAGAAGTCGTCGAGAATACCTATATAGCTTCTCAAGTCCGCGGCATCAGCGAAAGAATCACAGAAGGCCAAAACATCTCCCGTCCCCTGGGGGAAAGTCAGGTTTTTCCTCCTATGGCCGTACGCATGCTGGCCGTGGGAGAAGAGGTCGGAAAATTGGTGGAGATGCTCTTTAAAATTGCAGATATTTACGACGAGGAGGTCCGTAGAACCCTTAACCGCTTCATTCGACTCATCGAACCCTTGATCATCGTCATTATGGGACTGATTGTGGGCTTGCTGGTCTACTCCATTGCAACGTCGATTTTTAGTATCAGCAATATACCCTTTTAG
- a CDS encoding histidine phosphatase family protein, translating to MRLILVRHGETLWNETQRCQGFSDIELSPRGREQAQLLALTLKQEPVQAIYSSPLKRAYETAQIIARMLQATSSRTLSVQADDQLKELNQGQLEGLTAQELLTHYPDLMREWAHRPATLVLPGGESLVQLQERAWQAVERIYKAHAGQTVVVVAHKFTNLTIICKAIELELSNFRKLGQNLAAKTILEFGEKGPVLTCLNDTHHLNIGEREKTKGES from the coding sequence ATGCGGCTAATTTTGGTCCGGCACGGAGAAACCTTATGGAATGAAACCCAGCGCTGTCAAGGCTTCAGCGATATTGAGCTCAGTCCGAGAGGTCGGGAACAGGCCCAACTTTTGGCTTTGACTTTAAAACAGGAACCTGTCCAGGCCATTTATTCAAGCCCTTTGAAACGGGCTTACGAGACGGCCCAAATCATTGCCAGGATGTTACAGGCAACATCCTCACGAACTTTATCTGTGCAGGCAGACGACCAGCTCAAAGAGCTCAATCAGGGTCAGTTAGAGGGATTGACCGCCCAGGAACTTCTGACCCACTATCCCGATCTTATGCGGGAATGGGCTCATCGACCCGCCACCCTGGTGTTACCGGGAGGAGAGTCTTTGGTACAGCTTCAGGAGCGTGCCTGGCAGGCTGTTGAGCGCATTTACAAAGCCCATGCAGGCCAAACCGTGGTGGTGGTGGCCCATAAGTTTACAAATTTAACCATCATTTGTAAGGCTATTGAGTTGGAATTATCCAATTTCAGAAAACTCGGACAAAATTTAGCCGCCAAAACGATCCTCGAATTCGGCGAAAAGGGCCCGGTACTGACCTGTTTAAATGATACGCATCATCTTAACATAGGTGAAAGGGAAAAGACCAAGGGGGAAAGTTAA
- a CDS encoding GspH/FimT family pseudopilin has protein sequence MGLEGSVRYLKKNKGFSLIEMVIVLVIASFILATVTPSLFKSLANLEQRTAINKLTTTLRYARSQAVTMKQPYQVYLDLTSYSYWLAPVEGPDPASSSNPAKEIEVPATATPLEAQLKIEKVLLGPKKEITSGTAAIVFYPRGDSSGGEIILKDSYNILHTIVVDPLTGKVKLKK, from the coding sequence ATGGGTCTTGAAGGGAGTGTCCGGTATTTAAAAAAAAATAAAGGTTTCTCCCTTATTGAGATGGTCATAGTTTTGGTCATTGCCTCTTTCATCCTGGCTACGGTGACTCCCTCTCTTTTTAAGAGTCTTGCCAACCTGGAACAGAGGACGGCCATTAATAAACTCACTACCACGTTACGCTATGCAAGAAGCCAGGCGGTAACCATGAAACAACCCTATCAGGTGTACTTAGATCTGACGAGTTATAGTTACTGGCTGGCTCCTGTAGAGGGTCCGGATCCTGCCTCTTCTTCTAATCCTGCTAAGGAAATTGAGGTGCCTGCTACCGCAACCCCTCTGGAAGCCCAGCTTAAAATCGAGAAGGTCTTGCTGGGTCCTAAGAAAGAGATTACGTCGGGTACGGCAGCCATTGTGTTCTATCCTCGTGGAGACTCCTCCGGGGGAGAGATCATTCTTAAAGATAGTTATAATATTCTCCATACCATCGTGGTCGATCCCCTGACCGGGAAGGTAAAACTGAAAAAATGA
- the rpmI gene encoding 50S ribosomal protein L35, with amino-acid sequence MPKIKTRRSAAKRFRKTASGKFKRERAYGSHILTKKSRKRKRRLKQNTLVSTEDLKKVRRLLPYA; translated from the coding sequence ATGCCGAAGATCAAAACAAGACGGTCTGCTGCTAAACGGTTTAGAAAAACAGCTTCCGGAAAGTTCAAAAGAGAACGGGCCTACGGGAGCCATATTTTGACTAAAAAATCCAGGAAGAGAAAGCGAAGACTCAAACAAAATACCCTCGTTTCAACGGAAGATCTGAAAAAGGTCAGACGGTTGCTACCCTATGCCTAA
- the thrS gene encoding threonine--tRNA ligase has translation MIKKSMANEKEKVDQLKPLRHSTSHIMAEAVMDLFPGTKIGIGPAIENGFYYDFELPRPLTPEDLPRIEARMREIIRGNHPFIHREMSIEEAREYFRDQPYKLELIEGIARGELGTHGEEDAKPSETVSIYSHDHFTDLCAGPHVSHTGQIPENAFKLLSIAGAYWRGNEKNPQLTRIYGTVWASKADLDRYLWTLEEAKKRDHRRLGKELQLFILPEEVGSGLPIWLPKGAQVRKLIEEFVYQNQVERGYQHVYSPHIGKKQLWITSGHWDLYSDKMYAPMDIEGVEYLVKPMNCPMHMMVYKSQLRSYKDLPIRIAETATVYRREQSGELTGLLRVRMITQDDSHIFARPDQVKDEFLHVLDQALYQFGVFGFQEFEMWVSVRDPRNKSKYLGDDAQWENAERAIKDALDSRHLKYIVAEGEAKFYGPALDIMIRDALGRKWQCTTIQVDFQLPERFQLEYMDSESKPQRPVVLHRAPLGSLERFFAILIEQYAGAFPVWLAPVQIKVITISDRHRDYAFQVASRLQAEKFRVEVDDRSERMNAKIRDAQLQKIPYMLIVGDKEMEAKAVAVRLRTGEDLKAMPLDDFIALARRVVEGKSLELK, from the coding sequence TTGATTAAAAAGTCAATGGCCAATGAAAAGGAAAAGGTAGATCAACTGAAACCGCTGCGCCATTCGACCTCACATATTATGGCCGAGGCGGTCATGGACTTATTTCCCGGTACGAAGATCGGAATCGGACCAGCCATTGAAAATGGGTTCTACTACGATTTTGAGCTGCCACGCCCGCTTACCCCGGAGGATCTCCCTCGGATCGAAGCACGAATGCGTGAAATTATTCGTGGGAACCATCCTTTTATCCATAGGGAGATGTCCATTGAAGAAGCTCGGGAATATTTCCGGGATCAACCATACAAATTAGAGCTGATCGAAGGAATTGCCAGGGGTGAGTTGGGTACCCATGGGGAAGAAGATGCAAAACCCAGTGAAACGGTCTCCATTTATTCCCACGATCACTTTACAGACTTGTGCGCGGGACCCCATGTGAGTCATACCGGTCAGATTCCGGAAAATGCCTTTAAACTCTTAAGTATTGCCGGAGCCTATTGGCGAGGTAATGAAAAAAACCCACAACTGACAAGGATCTATGGGACCGTCTGGGCCTCCAAAGCCGATCTGGACAGGTATCTCTGGACGTTGGAAGAGGCTAAAAAGCGGGATCATCGTAGGTTAGGAAAAGAATTGCAGTTATTTATTTTACCCGAAGAAGTGGGATCGGGATTGCCCATATGGCTCCCCAAAGGGGCTCAGGTTCGAAAGTTGATCGAAGAATTTGTCTATCAGAATCAGGTCGAGCGAGGGTACCAACATGTTTACTCTCCCCATATCGGCAAAAAACAATTATGGATTACCAGCGGTCACTGGGATTTGTACAGTGATAAGATGTATGCACCCATGGACATCGAGGGGGTAGAATACCTGGTCAAACCCATGAATTGTCCCATGCATATGATGGTGTATAAGTCCCAGTTACGTTCCTATAAAGATCTACCGATTCGGATTGCCGAAACGGCCACGGTGTATCGTCGTGAACAATCTGGTGAATTAACGGGCCTTCTGCGTGTACGCATGATTACCCAGGATGACTCCCATATTTTTGCCCGACCCGATCAAGTTAAGGATGAATTTCTCCATGTGCTGGATCAGGCCCTTTATCAATTTGGTGTATTCGGATTTCAGGAGTTTGAGATGTGGGTTTCGGTCCGGGATCCCCGCAACAAATCCAAGTATTTGGGTGATGATGCCCAGTGGGAAAATGCCGAACGGGCCATCAAAGACGCGCTGGATTCGCGCCATCTGAAATATATTGTCGCAGAAGGGGAAGCCAAGTTTTACGGACCTGCTCTGGACATTATGATTCGGGATGCATTAGGTCGCAAATGGCAGTGTACCACGATTCAGGTAGATTTCCAACTGCCAGAGCGCTTTCAACTGGAGTATATGGACTCCGAAAGTAAACCCCAAAGACCCGTCGTGTTGCATCGGGCTCCGCTGGGTTCCCTGGAGCGCTTTTTTGCAATTCTGATCGAGCAATATGCCGGAGCCTTTCCGGTTTGGCTGGCACCGGTTCAGATAAAAGTTATTACCATCTCAGATCGTCACCGGGATTATGCCTTTCAAGTGGCCTCACGCCTGCAGGCCGAGAAGTTCCGGGTTGAGGTTGATGACCGTTCAGAGCGGATGAATGCAAAGATTCGAGATGCCCAACTCCAGAAGATCCCTTACATGTTAATCGTAGGGGATAAGGAAATGGAGGCCAAAGCCGTTGCCGTCCGTCTGCGTACCGGAGAGGATCTCAAGGCCATGCCCCTGGATGACTTCATTGCACTGGCCCGGCGGGTGGTAGAGGGCAAAAGCCTGGAGTTAAAGTAA
- the rplT gene encoding 50S ribosomal protein L20: MSRVKGGNKRLKRRKKILKLAKGFVGSRHRLFRTAKEAVMRSLRYAYRDRRTRKRNFRKLWITRINAGVREHGLSYSQFMYGLKLAQVKLDRKVLADMAVRDPQAFSDLVQLSKNTLQPTS; encoded by the coding sequence ATGTCTAGAGTTAAAGGTGGAAATAAAAGATTAAAAAGAAGGAAGAAGATTTTAAAGCTGGCTAAAGGCTTCGTAGGGAGTAGACACAGGTTATTCAGGACAGCCAAAGAAGCTGTCATGAGGTCTTTACGCTATGCTTATCGAGATAGAAGGACCCGGAAGAGAAATTTCAGAAAATTATGGATTACCCGTATTAATGCCGGAGTAAGGGAACATGGACTTTCTTATAGCCAGTTCATGTATGGGCTTAAACTTGCGCAGGTAAAACTGGATAGAAAAGTCCTTGCCGATATGGCCGTTCGGGATCCCCAGGCTTTTTCCGATTTGGTCCAACTCTCCAAAAATACCCTTCAGCCTACCTCTTAA
- a CDS encoding type II secretion system protein GspJ codes for MKKNKKQQITPGARTKNESLKEATAMAPIPALFPSEKGFTLLEILIAISILSLITAIIASSLHIGILSWERGEGATERYQQIRILTDEMVQQLKSLYPYKFQKAGNTKPHLIFYGEEHSLGFTTTLVQGSKGERGGGLMFVYYDLDNERGLIKREKIVFTGDISIKDLGDPIELDPEVSELRFEYYEKNKRDPQSGRWVNSWDGKSKNQLPKAIRVTLGFPRKGKAGSSNASLEEITFTVPILIEPKPDPFSVNPTLLQPNLTGPNANPLLVTPPQSNITGPNANPLLVGPPNSPLEFEGQEK; via the coding sequence GTGAAAAAAAATAAAAAGCAACAGATAACCCCAGGGGCCCGAACAAAAAATGAAAGTCTCAAAGAGGCAACAGCCATGGCCCCGATCCCTGCGCTTTTCCCTTCTGAGAAGGGATTCACTTTGCTGGAAATTCTGATTGCCATTTCTATCCTCAGCCTTATTACGGCTATTATAGCCAGTAGCCTCCATATAGGAATCCTTTCCTGGGAGCGAGGGGAGGGAGCGACGGAACGGTATCAGCAGATTCGGATTCTGACCGATGAGATGGTCCAGCAACTTAAATCGCTTTATCCTTACAAATTTCAAAAGGCGGGTAATACAAAACCTCATTTGATCTTCTACGGCGAGGAACATAGCCTGGGTTTCACGACAACCCTCGTCCAAGGCTCCAAAGGAGAGCGGGGAGGAGGCCTCATGTTTGTCTACTATGATCTGGATAACGAAAGGGGATTGATAAAAAGAGAGAAAATCGTATTTACCGGGGATATTTCAATCAAAGATTTAGGAGATCCCATCGAATTGGACCCCGAGGTTTCTGAGCTCAGGTTTGAGTACTATGAAAAGAACAAAAGAGATCCCCAATCCGGACGCTGGGTTAATAGTTGGGATGGAAAGTCCAAGAACCAGTTACCCAAAGCGATTCGTGTCACCCTGGGCTTCCCTCGTAAAGGAAAAGCCGGCTCTTCAAACGCATCCCTGGAGGAAATCACCTTTACCGTTCCTATCCTTATCGAGCCTAAACCCGACCCGTTTTCTGTAAATCCAACCCTTCTTCAACCGAATCTTACCGGTCCCAACGCCAACCCCCTCCTGGTTACTCCGCCTCAGTCTAACATTACCGGTCCTAATGCCAATCCCCTTCTGGTCGGCCCGCCTAATTCACCCCTGGAATTTGAAGGTCAGGAGAAATAA
- a CDS encoding prepilin-type N-terminal cleavage/methylation domain-containing protein → MSFLVRGLWLITCHSKYPIHRLWLLREGKKTTAKEPWTPEGGFTLLEIIIALTILSIGLISAIEVFSHDLRLVLSSKEYTQALTHAQELIEELDLNPLTEGTEAGEFSDGYRWQRTVTPYSLDKEESSSPVRMFEVKVTVSWSSGNKTRDVELTTLRTVLTKNETKGEKK, encoded by the coding sequence ATGAGTTTTTTGGTCCGTGGTTTGTGGCTTATCACCTGCCATTCAAAATACCCAATTCATCGTCTTTGGCTTTTAAGGGAAGGAAAAAAAACAACGGCTAAGGAGCCATGGACGCCGGAGGGGGGGTTTACCCTCCTGGAAATTATCATCGCGCTGACCATACTCAGTATCGGTCTGATTTCGGCCATCGAAGTCTTTTCCCACGACTTGAGATTGGTTCTCTCTTCCAAGGAATATACCCAGGCTTTGACCCATGCTCAAGAGTTGATAGAAGAATTGGATCTCAATCCCCTGACGGAAGGCACGGAGGCCGGGGAATTTTCCGATGGCTACAGGTGGCAAAGAACGGTTACGCCCTATTCTCTGGACAAGGAGGAGTCCTCTTCTCCGGTTAGAATGTTTGAGGTGAAAGTCACCGTCTCCTGGTCTTCTGGGAATAAGACGCGGGACGTAGAATTGACTACCTTACGAACCGTTTTGACAAAAAATGAGACGAAAGGTGAAAAAAAATAA